From the genome of Streptacidiphilus rugosus AM-16, one region includes:
- the tuf gene encoding elongation factor Tu has translation MAKQAFVRTKPHLNIGTMGHVDHGKTTLTAAITKVLAERGGGAYVPFDRIDRAPEEAARGITINIAHVEYETATRHYAHVDMPGHADFVKNMITGAAQLDGAILVVSAHDGVMPQTAEHVLLARQVGVEHVVVALNKADAGDPELLDLVELEVRELLTAHGYDGAELPVVRVSGLRALEGDPVWSAALLELLDAVDVHVPTPVRYTDAPFLMPVENVLTITGRGTVVTGAVERGVVRLGDRIDVLGFGSEISSVVTGVETFGRTMESAEAGDNVALLLRGVQRGQVRRGQVVAAAGSASVHSAFTARLHLLSAADGGRRTPITSGYRPQFYLRTGDVVGDVQLSEGVPLAMPGDTVEVTVSLGQAVPLEAGLGFAVREGGRTVAAGTVGEVTG, from the coding sequence ATGGCCAAGCAGGCCTTCGTGCGGACCAAGCCGCACCTGAACATCGGCACCATGGGCCACGTCGACCACGGCAAGACCACCCTGACCGCGGCCATCACCAAGGTGCTGGCCGAGCGCGGCGGCGGCGCGTACGTGCCGTTCGACCGGATCGACCGGGCGCCGGAGGAGGCCGCCCGCGGCATCACCATCAACATCGCGCACGTCGAGTACGAGACGGCCACCCGCCACTACGCGCACGTCGACATGCCGGGCCACGCCGACTTCGTGAAGAACATGATCACGGGCGCGGCCCAGCTGGACGGGGCGATCCTGGTCGTCTCCGCCCACGACGGCGTGATGCCGCAGACCGCGGAGCACGTGCTGCTGGCCCGCCAGGTCGGCGTCGAGCACGTCGTGGTGGCGCTCAACAAGGCCGACGCCGGGGACCCGGAGCTGCTCGACCTGGTCGAGCTGGAGGTCCGCGAGCTGCTGACCGCGCACGGGTACGACGGCGCGGAGCTGCCGGTCGTGCGGGTGTCCGGGCTGCGGGCGCTGGAGGGCGACCCGGTCTGGTCGGCCGCGCTGCTGGAGCTGCTGGACGCGGTGGACGTCCACGTGCCGACGCCGGTCCGCTACACCGACGCACCGTTCCTGATGCCCGTCGAGAACGTGCTGACCATCACCGGTCGCGGCACGGTCGTCACCGGCGCGGTCGAGCGCGGCGTGGTGCGCCTGGGCGACCGGATCGACGTGCTCGGCTTCGGGTCGGAGATCAGCTCCGTGGTCACGGGGGTGGAGACCTTCGGCCGGACCATGGAGAGCGCCGAGGCGGGCGACAACGTCGCGCTGCTGCTGCGCGGTGTTCAGCGCGGTCAGGTGCGGCGCGGGCAGGTGGTCGCCGCGGCGGGCAGCGCCTCCGTGCACAGCGCCTTCACGGCGCGGCTGCACCTGCTCTCCGCGGCGGACGGCGGTCGCCGCACGCCGATCACCAGCGGCTACCGCCCGCAGTTCTACCTGCGGACCGGCGACGTGGTGGGCGACGTGCAGTTGAGCGAGGGCGTGCCGCTGGCGATGCCCGGCGACACGGTCGAGGTGACCGTCTCGCTCGGCCAGGCGGTGCCGCTGGAGGCCGGTCTCGGCTTCGCCGTCCGCGAGGGCGGCCGGACCGTGGCGGCCGGCACGGTCGGCGAGGTCACCGGCTGA
- a CDS encoding ABC transporter ATP-binding protein — MTPVTRAAATAGDAVIDVSGLRMRYGPFEAVRGVDLRVRRGEVFAFLGPNGAGKTTTVEILEGYRRRTAGEVTVLGEDPARAGPAWRGRIGVVLQESQPERDLTVAECLRLYAGYYPAPRPVGETLELVGLTEQAESVATRLSGGQRRRLDVALSLIGDPELLFLDEPTTGFDPSARRAAWEMIAGLRALGVTVFLTTHFMDEAEYLADRVTVISDGLVVAEGTPGTIGGRERAAAEIRFTLPPRTALADLPAVVRAALAEAGPADGQGGRLLLRADHPLAVLGPLIGWAEERGHDLPDLEVRRPSLEDVYLALTGPSVPAAPEKPAAPRKPAAPEEPAASARAAVAEREEAS, encoded by the coding sequence ATGACCCCGGTAACGAGGGCCGCGGCGACGGCCGGGGACGCGGTGATCGACGTCTCCGGGCTGCGGATGCGGTACGGGCCCTTCGAGGCCGTACGGGGCGTCGATCTGCGGGTGCGACGCGGCGAGGTGTTCGCCTTTCTCGGGCCGAACGGCGCGGGGAAGACCACGACCGTGGAGATCCTGGAGGGCTACCGTCGGCGCACCGCGGGAGAGGTGACGGTCCTCGGGGAGGACCCGGCCCGCGCCGGGCCGGCCTGGCGGGGACGGATCGGGGTGGTGCTGCAGGAGTCCCAGCCCGAGCGCGACCTCACGGTGGCCGAGTGCCTGCGGCTGTACGCCGGGTACTACCCGGCGCCGCGCCCGGTCGGGGAGACGCTGGAGCTCGTCGGGCTCACCGAGCAGGCGGAATCCGTCGCGACACGACTCTCCGGTGGCCAACGCCGCCGTCTGGACGTCGCGTTGTCGCTGATCGGCGATCCCGAGCTGCTCTTCCTCGACGAGCCCACGACCGGCTTCGACCCCTCGGCCCGGCGCGCCGCCTGGGAGATGATCGCGGGCCTGCGGGCGCTCGGCGTGACCGTCTTCCTGACCACGCACTTCATGGACGAGGCCGAGTACCTGGCCGACCGGGTGACGGTGATCTCCGACGGACTCGTCGTCGCCGAGGGCACGCCCGGCACGATCGGCGGGCGCGAACGCGCGGCCGCGGAGATCCGTTTCACGCTGCCGCCGCGCACCGCGCTCGCCGATCTCCCGGCGGTCGTCCGTGCGGCCCTCGCGGAAGCGGGGCCCGCTGATGGCCAGGGCGGGCGGCTGCTGCTCCGGGCCGACCACCCGCTCGCCGTGCTCGGCCCGCTGATCGGCTGGGCCGAGGAGCGGGGCCACGATCTGCCCGATCTCGAAGTCCGCCGTCCCAGCCTTGAGGACGTCTACCTGGCGCTGACCGGCCCGTCCGTGCCGGCCGCACCGGAGAAGCCCGCCGCGCCCCGCAAGCCCGCCGCGCCGGAGGAGCCCGCCGCGTCCGCGAGAGCCGCCGTGGCCGAGAGGGAGGAGGCGTCGTGA
- a CDS encoding ABC transporter permease has translation MTTATHRAPPGDVARLALHQFPYDLRAFLRNPQSRFFTLALPVLFLVIFASVFGGSSTVKVAGGTIDTSVYYVPGIITLGIIGASFVNLVISVTAQRESGVLKRRRATPVPAASVIAGRALTAVVVAVVITLVLLVIGWAAYGAHIPARTAPALAFAVVLGALSFCCLGYALTSVIRNEDAAQPVTQAVMLPLYFISGVFIASSVLPHWLVVVGNVFPVHHLVEALLTAYNPHTTGAGFAWTDLLIVAAWGLAGLVIALRRFSWLPRGG, from the coding sequence GTGACGACCGCGACGCACCGCGCGCCGCCGGGGGACGTGGCCCGGCTCGCCCTGCACCAGTTCCCCTACGACCTGCGGGCGTTCCTGCGCAATCCGCAGTCGCGCTTCTTCACCCTCGCGCTGCCGGTGCTCTTCCTGGTGATCTTCGCGTCGGTCTTCGGCGGCAGCAGCACGGTGAAGGTCGCGGGCGGCACGATCGACACCTCCGTCTACTACGTGCCGGGGATCATCACCCTCGGCATCATCGGCGCGTCCTTCGTGAACCTGGTGATCTCGGTGACCGCCCAGCGCGAGTCCGGGGTGCTCAAACGACGCCGGGCCACCCCCGTCCCGGCCGCCTCGGTCATCGCGGGTCGGGCGCTCACCGCGGTCGTCGTCGCCGTCGTGATCACCCTGGTGCTGCTGGTCATCGGCTGGGCCGCCTACGGCGCGCACATCCCCGCCAGGACCGCCCCGGCGCTGGCCTTCGCGGTGGTGCTCGGGGCGCTGTCGTTCTGCTGCCTCGGCTACGCGCTGACCTCGGTGATCCGCAACGAGGACGCGGCCCAGCCGGTGACCCAGGCGGTGATGCTGCCGCTGTACTTCATCTCCGGCGTCTTCATCGCCTCCTCGGTGCTGCCGCACTGGCTCGTGGTGGTCGGGAACGTCTTCCCCGTCCACCATCTCGTCGAGGCGTTGCTGACCGCCTACAACCCGCACACCACCGGCGCGGGCTTCGCCTGGACCGATCTGCTGATCGTCGCAGCGTGGGGACTGGCCGGCCTGGTGATCGCCCTGCGTCGCTTCAGCTGGCTGCCGCGCGGCGGCTGA